In one Chionomys nivalis chromosome 13, mChiNiv1.1, whole genome shotgun sequence genomic region, the following are encoded:
- the LOC130885977 gene encoding rRNA 2'-O-methyltransferase fibrillarin-like, whose translation MKPGFSPRGGGFGGRGGFGGDRGGRGGRGGRGGFGGGRGGFGGGRGRGGGGGFRGRGGGGGGGRGGGFQSGGGRGRGGGRGGKRGNQSGKNVMVEPHRHEGVFICLGKEDALVTKNLVPGESVYGEKRVSISEGDDKIEYRAWNPFRFKLAAAILGGVDQIHIKPGAKVLYLGAASGTTVSHVSDIVGPDGLVYAVEFSHRSGRDLINLAKKRTNIIPVIEDARHPHKYRMLIAMVDVIFADVAQPDQTRIVALNAHTFLRNGGHFVISIKANCIDSTASAEAVFASEVKKMQQENMKPQEQLTLEPYERDHAVVVGVYRPPPKVKN comes from the coding sequence ATGAAGCCAGGTTTCAGCCCCCGTGGGGGTGGCTTTGGTGGCAGAGGAGGCTTTGGTGGTGACAGAGGTGGTAGAGGAGGACGAGGCGGACGAGGAGGCTTTGGCGGAGGTCGAGGAGGCTTTGGTGGAGGCCGAGGtcgaggtggaggtggaggcttCAGGGGacgaggaggtggaggaggaggtggacgaGGTGGAGGCTTCCAGTCTGGGGGCGGCCGGGGTCGAGGTGGTGGCCGGGGAGGCAAGAGAGGAAACCAGTCAGGGAAGAATGTGATGGTGGAACCACATCGGCATGAAGGCGTCTTTATCTGTCTCGGAAAGGAGGATGCCCTTGTCACAAAAAATCTGGTCCCTGGAGAGTCTGTGTATGGGGAGAAGAGAGTCTCTATTTCAGAGGGAGATGACAAAATTGAATATCGAGCCTGGAACCCCTTCCGTTTCAAGCTGGCAGCAGCAATCCTGGGTGGCGTAGACCAGATCCACATCAAGCCAGGGGCCAAGGTGCTCTACCTTGGGGCAGCCTCAGGCACCACCGTCTCTCACGTCTCTGACATCGTTGGCCCGGATGGTCTGGTCTATGCAGTTGAGTTCTCCCACCGTTCTGGCCGTGACCTCATCAACTTGGCCAAGAAGAGGACCAACATTATTCCTGTGATTGAAGATGCCCGACACCCACACAAATACCGCATGCTTATCGCCATGGTGGATGTGATCTTTGCCGATGTGGCACAGCCAGACCAAACCCGCATTGTGGCCCTGAATGCCCACAcctttctgaggaatggaggACACTTTGTGATTTCCATTAAGGCGAACTGCATTGACTCTACAGCCTCAGCAGAAGCTGTGTTTGCCTCTGAAGTGAAGAAGATGCAGCAGGAGAATATGAAGCCCCAGGAGCAGCTGACACTTGAGCCCTACGAACGGGACCACGCTGTGGTTGTAGGTGTGTACAGGCCACCTCCCAAGGTGAAGAACTGA